DNA sequence from the Pseudoduganella plicata genome:
AGCGCAGGATTTCGAGGACAGGATGCGGGCGTCCCCGCATGAACGGCATTATGGATGGGGTATGGGCCGCACACCGGCTGGGCTGACGTCCCGACCGCTGGTCAGGCAGGCGCGCGCCGCGTAAACGCCACTGCGCCGATGCTGTCCGCTTTGCACAGCCAGAGGAGAAACCCATGACAGACCGCTTCGACCGCAGCGACAACCAGCATCGTCCCCCGATGGGCCCGACAACGGCCGCGACCTCTCAACCGCTGATCGTGACGCCCACCTTTGTCAGCCGCGTGGACGACACGCCGCGCCGCGCGCGCCCGCAGGACCCGGGCGCGTCGAAAGACCGCGCCGGGCATACCGTGCGCAACCCCGACCTGCATCCGGCGGCGCTGGCCCTGGAAAGCGATCCGAACCTCGCGTTCGAGCACTGGGACGAATACTGGCGCAAGGTGCACGGCCCGAAATTCGCCTGGGATGAACCGGGCAGCTCGTCCGCGCTGGTGCTGCGCTATGACCAGGTGCACCGGCTCGCTTCCGGCCCGTCGTCGCTGTTTGCGCCGCCATATCGCGCCATGATCGACGGGCAGGGGCGGCTTCCTGCCGATCCGGCAGCGCGGGTGCCGCCGCTGCGCCGGCCGCGCTGGGATGGCTTCGCCTACATCGCCTACGCGCAGGAAACCGATATCGAGGCCACGCTGAAGCAGCAGAAGTTCGCCGAACGCATCGTCGCCGACGAGCAGGTGGCCTTTCGCATGGTGACGCGCGAGATCACGCGCGAGTACATCCTGATCCCCAGCGAACGGCATCGGGATCCGGTCAGCCTTGTCAGGATTCACGTGCGTGCGCCCGAATGGTCGCGCGAAGCGTTCCAGCACCGGCTGCTGCACGACCATGCGCAGCT
Encoded proteins:
- a CDS encoding EthD domain-containing protein; protein product: MTDRFDRSDNQHRPPMGPTTAATSQPLIVTPTFVSRVDDTPRRARPQDPGASKDRAGHTVRNPDLHPAALALESDPNLAFEHWDEYWRKVHGPKFAWDEPGSSSALVLRYDQVHRLASGPSSLFAPPYRAMIDGQGRLPADPAARVPPLRRPRWDGFAYIAYAQETDIEATLKQQKFAERIVADEQVAFRMVTREITREYILIPSERHRDPVSLVRIHVRAPEWSREAFQHRLLHDHAQLVLAQPATRELVRRYAQLHNIGSTQYDPEGGKIDAVSVLSFASLNDVEDYLVSDDHRLIEQSENALAGPGSEWWTAVNYSVINRLMPERATILPACDD